The genomic stretch AACGGGCGAAATAGTGAAGATCATTTGTGCCTTCGGATTCAGCCTTTGGACCAAGGCAATCACGTTTTGAAGGCTCGACTCGATTTCCGTTACGCTCAATAGTTTTTTAGTAAACCGCTTCTGCGGAACCTTATGGCAATTGGCCACCGTTCTACCTGATGCACTGTGCTCATAGACCCATGCTGTTCCCAAGGTGATGATGATATGGGAAGAAGTTTCCAAGGCTGTTTTCGTATCTTTCAGGCGCTGATTGAGAAGATGTAATAGTTCTTTTGAAGACGCCGAACGCAAATCGGAATGCGCATCAAAACAGCGCCAAATACCATCTTGTTCAAAAATTTCCTCTTGCTGATAGGTTTGTCCGGCAATGGCCCTTTGAATCAAATTTTCAATGGCCAAGGGATGGAACAATATCCCAAAGGGATTTTGCACTTGCCGGAACTTGAAATAGTCGAGCTTTGCGCCCATGTTTTCCACAAAACAAGACCCCAAAAGCACCAACTTGCTTTGATAATCGATGGGATTATGGCTGGGCTTTAAAGATATTTTGGTTTGTAGTTCCATTTGATTTGATAACAATGTCTGTTCGATTTTATGGTGGTTTCGACTCCGCTCAACCACCAAAAAATCACCAATCTTAGGCAGGCAAAATTACTCAGGAATTCCACTCGAATTGACGGCTTTTGGCATCTGAAGTCTTCAGCCGAGTTATTTAAAATAATCCTTCACTTTCTCCAACGCCTCTGGAATTCCGGCAGGGTTTTTACCACCCGCTGTGGCAAAGAACGGCTGTCCACCGCCACCACCTTGGATGTATTTGCCCAGTTCACGGACAATGGTTCCTGCGTTCAGGTCTTTCTCGGCAACCAAATCCTTGGAAATGTAGCAGGACAACACCGCCTTTCCATCATTTTCCGAAGCCAGCAACAGGAACAAGTTATCTACCTGCCCGCCCATTTCGAAGGCAAGATCCTTGATGCCACCTGCATCCAAATCCACTTTTTTGGCCAAGAATTTAGCACCGCCCAAATC from Flagellimonas oceani encodes the following:
- a CDS encoding GSCFA domain-containing protein, whose product is MELQTKISLKPSHNPIDYQSKLVLLGSCFVENMGAKLDYFKFRQVQNPFGILFHPLAIENLIQRAIAGQTYQQEEIFEQDGIWRCFDAHSDLRSASSKELLHLLNQRLKDTKTALETSSHIIITLGTAWVYEHSASGRTVANCHKVPQKRFTKKLLSVTEIESSLQNVIALVQRLNPKAQMIFTISPVRHIKDGFVENQRSKSHLFAALHQTINGHGGSYFPSYELMMDELRDYRFYKEDMVHPNPLAVDYVWERFKSVWISGNASVVMDEVDTLQKGLLHRPFNPDSEAHQKFKTSLRAKITYLQERFPFMKFE